In Pseudophryne corroboree isolate aPseCor3 chromosome 7, aPseCor3.hap2, whole genome shotgun sequence, a single window of DNA contains:
- the LOC134944238 gene encoding basic proline-rich protein-like: MRTRVVWLQTASSDDSIRTADRKEIDKAAAPPPPPPQSAADTLPTPEAAAPPPRQSAADTLPTPEAAVPPQSAADILPTPEAAAPPPPPQSAADTLPTPEAAVPPQSAADTLPTPEAAASPPPPQSAADTLPTPEAAVPPQSAADTLPTPEAAAPPPPPQSAADTLTTPEAAPPPPPPQSAAHTLLTPEAAAPPPPPQSAADTLPTPEAAAPPQSAADTLTTPEAAPPLPQSAADILPTPEVAAPPPPPQSAADTLPTPKAAASPPPPQSAADTLPTPEAAVPPQSAADTLPTPEAAAPPPQSAADTLTTPEAAPPPPPPQSAAHTLLTPEAAAPPPPPPPPQSAADTLPTPEAAAPPQSAADTLITPEAAPPPPQSAADILPTPEAAAAPPPPPPPQSAADTLPTPEAAAPPPRQSAADTLPTPEAAVPPQSAADILPTPEAAPPLPQSAADILPTPEVAAPPPPPQSAADTLPTPEAAASPPPPQSAADTLPTPEAAVPPQSAADTLPTPEAAAPPPQSAADTLTTPEAAPPPPPPPQSAAHTLLTPEAAAPPPPPPPQSAADTLPTPEAAAPPQSAADTLTTPEAAPPPPQSAADILPTPEAAAPPPPQSAADTLPTPEAAAPPPRQSAADTLPTPEAAVPPQSAADTLPTPEAAASPPPPQSAADTLPTPEAAVPPQSAADTLPTPEAAAPPPPPQSAADTLTTPEAAPPPPPPQSAAHTLLTPEAAAPPPPPPPPPPQSAADTLPTPEAAAPPQSAADTLTTPEAAPPPPPPPPPQSAAHTLPTPEAAAVAPPQSAPL, encoded by the exons aggcagcagcaccaccaccaccaccaccacagtccgCTGCAGATACCCTCCCCACCCCAgaggcagcagcaccaccaccacGACAGTCCGCTGCAGATACCCTCCCCACCCCGGAGGCAGCAGTACCACCACAGTCTGCTGCAGATATCCTCCCCACCCCTgaggcagcagcaccaccaccaccaccacagtctgCTGCAGATACCCTCCCCACCCCAGAGGCAGCAGTACCACCACAGTCTGCTGCAGATACCCTCCCCACCCCGGAGGCAgcagcatcaccaccaccaccacagtccgCTGCAGATACCCTCCCCACCCCAGAGGCAGCAGTACCACCACAGTCTGCTGCAGATACCCTCCCCACCCCGgaggcagcagcaccaccaccaccaccacagtctgCTGCAGATACCCTCACCACCCCAGAGGCagcaccacctccaccaccaccacagtcTGCTGCACATACCCTTCTCACCCCAgaggcagcagcaccaccaccaccaccacagtccgCTGCAGATACCCTCCCCACCCCAGAGGCAGCAGCACCACCACAGTCTGCTGCAGATACCCTCACCACCCCAGAGGCAGCACCACCTCTACCACAGTCCGCTGCAGATATCCTCCCCACCCCTGAGgtagcagcaccaccaccaccaccacagtctgCTGCAGATACCCTCCCCACCCCGAAGGCAgcagcatcaccaccaccaccacagtccgCTGCAGATACCCTCCCCACCCCAGAGGCAGCAGTACCACCACAGTCTGCTGCAGATACCCTCCCCACCCCGgaggcagcagcaccaccaccacaGTCTGCTGCGGATACCCTCACCACCCCAGAGGCagcaccacctccaccaccaccacagtcTGCTGCACATACCCTTCTCACCCCAgaggcagcagcaccaccaccaccaccaccaccaccacagtccgCTGCAGATACCCTCCCCACCCCAGAGGCAGCAGCACCACCACAGTCTGCTGCAGATACCCTCATCACCCCAGAGGCAGCACCACCTCCACCACAGTCCGCTGCAGATATCCTCCCCACCCCTGAG gcagcagcagcaccaccaccaccaccaccaccacagtccgCTGCAGATACCCTCCCCACCCCAgaggcagcagcaccaccaccacGACAGTCCGCTGCAGATACCCTCCCCACCCCGGAGGCAGCAGTACCACCACAGTCTGCTGCAGATATCCTCCCCACCCCGGAGGCAGCACCACCTCTACCACAGTCCGCTGCAGATATCCTCCCCACCCCTGAGgtagcagcaccaccaccaccaccacagtctgCTGCAGATACCCTCCCCACCCCGGAGGCAgcagcatcaccaccaccaccacagtccgCTGCAGATACCCTCCCCACCCCAGAGGCAGCAGTACCACCACAGTCTGCTGCAGATACCCTCCCCACCCCGgaggcagcagcaccaccaccacaGTCTGCTGCAGATACCCTCACCACCCCAGAGGCagcaccacctccaccaccaccaccacagtctgCTGCACATACCCTTCTCACCCCAgaggcagcagcaccaccaccaccaccaccaccacagtccgCTGCAGATACCCTCCCCACCCCAGAGGCAGCAGCACCACCACAGTCTGCTGCAGATACCCTCACCACCCCAGAGGCAGCACCACCTCCACCACAGTCCGCTGCAGATATCCTCCCCACCCCTGAG gcagcagcaccaccaccaccacagtccgCTGCAGATACCCTCCCCACCCCAgaggcagcagcaccaccaccacGACAGTCCGCTGCAGATACCCTCCCCACCCCGGAGGCAGCAGTACCACCACAGTCTGCTGCAGATACCCTCCCCACCCCGGAGGCAgcagcatcaccaccaccaccacagtccgCTGCAGATACCCTCCCCACCCCAGAGGCAGCAGTACCACCACAGTCTGCTGCAGATACCCTCCCCACCCCGgaggcagcagcaccaccaccaccaccacagtctgCTGCAGATACCCTCACCACCCCAGAGGCagcaccacctccaccaccaccacagtcTGCTGCACATACCCTTCTCACCCCAgaggcagcagcaccaccaccaccaccaccaccaccaccaccacagtccgCTGCAGATACCCTCCCCACCCCAGAGGCAGCAGCACCACCACAGTCTGCTGCAGATACCCTCACCACCCCAGAGGCagcaccacctccaccaccaccaccaccaccacagtctgCTGCACATACCCTTCCCACCCCAGAGGCAGCAGCAGTAGCACCACCACAGTCTGCTCCACTGTAG